ctatctatcatatatatatatatataaattttttttttttttttttttttaatttcttgtgatttttatatatatattatatatctctttttttctattttttttttttttttcaaaatctaaAATCTAACAGCATGGTTGTTTTTAATGGTATGAAAAGGATAATCACTACAAATTGCTTCAAACACCTTTTACACCTCAGTGTCATGTCTAATGTTTAGGGCTGATAAATAGAGATCCGATGAGAAAAACTATTCTATGTTACTATCCTAACGTAACTGTATTGTTATCTCTTTCAGAAAGCCTTTGTGATGCACCACAATGATGAAGGAAGGTGAAGAGCAGTCAGAGATGCTCAGCAGTGGGTTCACAGTTATGGTGCTATAGCCTGCTCAGCCAATCACACTCTCGTATGTAAATAGAGAGGAATGACTCTTTGCTGATTGGTCCACCCCAGACTTGCCACTGCCCTCATCAACTGACTCTCTtccttgttgttgttgttatgccATCATTGAGGTCCTGTGTGTGGGCGCAGGGAGGGGCCAAGCGTCTCTTTCTATAGGCTTTTCTGTTTCTGCCAGGAGAGGCTGAGAGGAAGAGAAGGACGAGTGGGCGGGAACTAGGCACAGGCTGGAGTAGAGCATCCCTGACCGAGGCTCGGCTAACGGCTAGAAAAGCGCCTCCAGACTGATGCTGAGTCAGGTACAGGTGGAGTCACACCCTGTTTGGCTTGGACCCTCCAGAAATCATGGAGGAGCTGGAACATACCTGTCCACTGCCACGAACGGTGAGATATATGCGTTTTGCTGTTGTCGAGGGCATCTGTGAAACAGTGAGGAGAGGCTAGATcactttttctttgttttcatcTGTCTTTCAGtctgtcttttgtttttgtcctTTTGTGCTGCTGTCAGGGTGACGCTGAGCTTGTGAAACTGCAGTTAAAGTGAGATGTTTTGTACTGACTGTCTGTGCTAATGCCATGTCGTAACGCCGCTATCAGCTCTTTTAATCCTCTGCATCTACCAGATGTTGTTTTTAAGAGAGAGCCAACGTTTTGGTGGGATGCTGCAGAGCTAATGTTACAGACACCATCCAGATTGCATTTATCTGCAGGTTGCCCTTCTGTGATGTTGCTCCTCCTCTTCACCTTGTATAGAATTCTGGGAAAGGTCCCCAACATCCTTCGAAACACTGTCTCCGTTGCTATGGGAATGAATCATGCATTGCTCCATGGAGATTTTTCCTCCAATGAATAATTACATATCACGCCTACATTGCATAcctttattgtaaaatgtaaatgtgtaccAGCTGTTTCCTGTTGACCGGCAGGAAGAAGCTCTCAATGGGCATTTCCTGAAAGGACAGATGGTCACTATTGCCCCAAAGGTCCCAAAAGTCAATGGAATTTTAAAGCAGAAAATATTCTAGAATGAACATTTCTGTAATGTGTTTGCccagtatttatttaaacatcatCTGGTGGCAACGGattggggctagttgtcacactaGGAAGTTGCATCAGGATAATATCTCAGTAACTATAAAGTCTACTTTATACTTGATGGCTCTAgatttcataatttatttattttttattttttttctgtgcagtGGTTTTGTATTGGTTTCAAACACCAAGTTCAAAATGGTCTTAAATTAGAAtaatttttcaatttttcaattaattttgcCAAAGCTGTTGGGTAAACAAATGaatactaaaaaacacattttaatggtttgatcatttttgtatacctttttaattttgttgtttattttgctatttaaattaagcaaaaacccaaacataatataatataatacttgTAAGTGTACAGTTTTTTTATTAGGCAAAAATCCATTgtctaatatattttatataatatatcaaaatataaaatgtatataatataatataatataatacagtccatgtttctatgaaacaaaaacccattaaatataacattgtttCAAAAGTTCTAATTCAAATCTTCTTATATTAAGTCTTAAattagaatattttttaaattaaaatatttttgcgaGTTTCTGTAATTAAATTGTTTGCTAGATGTTGGGTAAATAAGTGAGCACAATAAAACCACATACCAGCAGCTGATATTTTTGTATGTTCACATGAATTATTTAGTAAATATTATATATGCATACGTTCCAGCTATTAATTTAACACAGACTTGAAGTGGACACTTGTTTTTACAagataatatttcatatttaaaaattcattctatacaaaaattgattttagcctaagaaaaattcaataaaatttGACAACTAACCCCATTCTCCCGAACATGGGATACGAACAGCCCACTTTCTGAATATAAGGACTTTTCATTTAAATTCCCTGAAAGATgcacaaaaaatgaaatatccCTGCTACCTTGCTATACATTGAAATGCTATTTCAGAACCATGTGTTGTCACAGTCTCTGCAGGCctattgttctgtttatgctaTAAGCCTCTAGGAGGTTTGAATGGATTGAACTATCTGTGTTATGTGCAGCATGTCTATGTCTATCTCCCCCACTCTGTGCTGCTGTGGACGAATGATTTGTCTTTAGTCAACGATATCAGAGAAGCCTCTACTGGACAAATCAATACCCAGAGTAAAGCGGTTGTTACACAGATTGTCTTGAAATCAATACGTCAGATAATAACCTGTATTGGTACAAAAAGGGAAAACATTTTTGAGAAGGCTAAATAGGATGTCAAGTCAGCAGGATCTAGGCTTGTTTAACctaaacagtattttatttgGGAAGCTGCAATGTCTGtatatttctcataatttttcTCAAATCAATTTATTCTTCAATGTTCTCTTCAGACTCTTATAGAACCAGCCATATTTACCCCCGAGACGAGTTGTGAGTGTCGGGCACCACACGAGAAGCTGACCGTAGAGCAAGCTCGAATCGGAACGCCCGGTCAGTCTGTACTTTATTTCTTCCCACTGTAATTATCATTACAAAAAGGTACACACAAGTTAAAAAATTACTTTTGTAATAAGGTCATTCCTGTTACGCTATAACCTAAGAAAATGAATTTGTCGCATGAAGAGTCTCTGTTACTGGGTGTAACAGACACTCAGATATATGCTATGAAATGCCCTATTTTTGTGTGCTTTTGATAAAAGAATATGTATTTATTACACAAAGtaacgttcaaaagtttaggggtCAGAATGAATACTTTTAATACTTTGTGTTCTGTTGAACTATTGTGTTCTATtgaagaatcctggaaaaaatgtaacactgtttccacaaaaatattaagcagcacaactgtttttaacattgataataatgattaaaaaaaaaatgtaaccaaaTCTGcagattagaatgatttctgaaggatcatgtgatactcaactctggagtaatgatgttgaaaattcagctttgccatcacaggaatatatacacataacagtatatacacacagtgctgggtagtaactgattatataatttgattacataatcagattccaaaaattatataagattatatgttttaaaatacagagtacagttacatttttattgattacatgatacttaatattaacaaaatagcagtattattcatcattacattttataaatctttatttataaatcatattCTCATTAAATTTTCTTTTCTAAAACAGCCTATTATTGCTGATACATGTTCTTAAAGGATATAATTACGTAGAAAATTGAGGGCACacataatcaaataaaatattttattttaataatacattttaataataaatattttttgttttatttagaaataaatgaaacattttttatacttaaaaaatatttaactttaattactttaattattaataataaataattattactttattaccTTTTCATCAACTTCATCAAACCCTGAcataatgtaatttttaataCACTTCATGTTGTTAACACATTTTCAACATAATGTTTTGTATTATATCAATATGGCACATGATTATCCTATTCAAATCTATGTGATAAACACGCTAGGTCAAAAGAAATCTAAACAATCAGATTATATCAcctaaaatgtgtaatctatTAAATTATGTAACTAACTTGTTTTCATCATTTAATTTGTATTCAGTAATGGActacaatttgtaagtaatctacccaggGTCCAAAagataagaaaaagaaaagaactgatttttttttttttttttttgcacatgtACACCTACACATTTATcacatttttgttactttttagtAAATCAACTACTAAACTACTATGGATCTTAGACTTAGAcacccgtgtgtgtgtgtgtatgcataaTTATTGACACAATCCAAAGACAAGTAAGGTTTTAAGTCTAAGATCCATGGTAGTTAGTTTactaaaaagtaacaaaaattTGATAAATGTGTAAGTGTacatgtgcaaaaaaaaaaaaaaaaaaagttattttctggagaaaaaaaacaagcttatttttatcttttggACCCCTTTCACTAATCCCATCAAACTTAAAGCTACTTCATCTGATCCCATATCAGTGGCAGAGGAGAAGGCAGTGCTTTTAGGATAGCCCACCACTGGGATCAGACATGGCAAGACTAGATTGAGGGATTCCTTGTTCATTCTGTGACCCAGATTCGCACAGCCACTCCTTACAAAGCTCTTCCATAATCATTGCCCAGTTCTGCTGAGCTCTGCTATAGTGAAGAAGAGACTAAATGAGAAGGGGTGAAAGGTTTTTGATGCCCTGAAATGACTATTTTATGTTTGTGGAAGGTAAAACTCTGTGGAAAATAGTGAACATGACCATCTAATTGAcgtacattaccattcaaaagattggggtgaatacaatttttttgaaaagtttatttttatttgaaaaataatcttttgtaacattatacatgtctttaTCATCATTTTTCATCAGTTTAATGTatgcttgctgaataaaagaaaaaaaaatcttgtttccccaaaacttttgaatggtaatgtataAACTTTTTATGTATGTACAGGAAAATTGTAAATAATTTCTAAAAGTGTCTTGAATTTTCCATTCTCAGTGGATCGGCCTGTGCGAATCTATGCAGATGGCAtctttgatctttttcattCTGGTCACGCTCGCGCCCTGATGCAGGCTAAAAATCTGTTCCCTAATGCCTACCTTATAGTTGGAGGTACAGACACATTTAATTTACAAATCCAGACTTTTCAGTATTCTGTAGGAGTTGTTCAATTAGGAATTGTGTGGTTCTAAActgatgaaatatatatttgtgtgtgttaaGTATGTAGTGATGAACTCACTCACAAGTTCAAGGGCTTCACCGTAATGGCTGAAGAAGAGCGGTACGAGGCATTGAGACATTGTCGCTATGTTGATGAGGTTTTGCGTGATGCACCCTGGACTCTTACCCAAGAATTTTTAGAAAAACACAAGGTCAGTCAAGTCTTCGCACAGTTCCGTACCCATAACTCCCTGCGATTAACCCTCTGGTTCGTATTCTCTAGATTGACTTTGTGGCACATGATGACATCCCATACTCCTCTGCTGGATCTGAGGATGTGTACAAGCATATTAAGGAGGCAGGTAAGGAAAAGCATTCGTCGCTTAAGAGCATGTGTATGTTTGTGCTTCAGACCAGGTCTAACATGTGTGAGTGTCTCAGGTATGTTTGTGCCCACTAAAAGGACAGAAGGGATCTCAACGTCTGACCTGATCACCCGGATAGTGAGAGACTATGACGTGTACGCAAGACGCAACTTGCAGAGGGGCTACACCGCTAAAGAACTGAATGTCAGTTATATTAATGTAAGCAAGTGAACTTAATGTACTTAAATGTTGAATctaatttcattttcttttgataaataaaacttATTCAAAAACGACATTTTACAACCtgaccttaaaaaaaaatctaaataaattttaattcaTAAATTTAAACATCATAGAAGGGGTGTATTTGAGTCACTCTATGTATGAATATAGTGTgaaatgaatatttaaatttagttttgaaACATTAGTGTTGCATTATTTGACCCATAATTAAAATCGATAAAACATTCTCACTAAAAATGTACTTTGAAGTATGAAAGATTATGAAAGTAAGATGTGTTTTGACATttaaaggattggttcactttcaaatgaaaattacctcaagctttactcaccctcaagccatcctaggtgtatatgactttcttctttctgatgaacacaatctgaatataaagtaaaatatctagcttctgctagaccgccttccctattcaacttacgaaaaaagtgtaaaattcttgcggttcaaaaagcttacgctacatcctacgccttccctattcaactcccagaaaaagcttaactgacgcaatgccagtttacactttcttcgtaagttgaatacggaaggcagtctggcggaagctaaatattttacttcataacttgttaaatatggatagtTTTTTACGCAAACGCaacgctttgcttcagaaggcctttattaaccccccagagccgtgtggaatatgtttatgatggatgtggatggaagcactttcttcagctacactcgttggtatcgctcactgccattataaagctcacatgcgtcaggatatttattaatatatctcagattgtgttcatctgaaagaagaaagtcatatacacctaggatggcttgagggtgagtaaagcttggggaaattttaatttgaaagtgaactaatactttaagaAATGCTTGCTGAACTGACTCTAAACTCCTTTTGGTCAGGAAAAGAAGTACCGCCTGCAGAATCAGGTGGACAAGATGAAAGAGAAAGTGCGGACAGTAGAGGAGAAGTCCAAGCACTTTGTATATAGAGTGGAAGAGAAGAGCCATGATCTTATCCAGAAGTGGGAGGAGAAATCACGAGAGTTCATTGGGAATTTCCTGGAGCTCTTTGGTCCAGATGGGACATGGGTGAGATATGCATACATACATTGCTGGGTAGCaactgattacatgtaatctggattacgtaatcagattccaaaaatgtAGTACTTGTAATCAGATTACACTTACTTTATTATGgattaaattattacatattattcACACAATGACAGTAAATTATTCACAATTTATTGATTCTCCCTAATTCTTCTTTTGTGTGTCATACCATTTAGCTTTGACTATATTCACAATATAGAATGGCCATGTGAATGTCATGTAAATAAATTTGAGATGCTTCTAAATTTGGGGACAAAAGTACCTCTCATTTACACCATgtatgaaatgaaaaattatgCAAGTTTGTAAACACTGCTGATACATAGCTGTGAAACACTGTCTTCATCATATCCAGTGACCTTCACTAATTATTGATCTGGacataaatatttaaaggtgccctagaattaaaaatttaatttaccttggcatagttaaataacaagagttcagtacatggaaatgacatacagtgagtctcaaactccattgtttcctccttgtataattctcatttgtttaaaagacctccgaagaacaggcgaatctcaacataaca
The nucleotide sequence above comes from Chanodichthys erythropterus isolate Z2021 chromosome 23, ASM2448905v1, whole genome shotgun sequence. Encoded proteins:
- the pcyt1ba gene encoding choline-phosphate cytidylyltransferase B isoform X3 — its product is MEELEHTCPLPRTTLIEPAIFTPETSCECRAPHEKLTVEQARIGTPVDRPVRIYADGIFDLFHSGHARALMQAKNLFPNAYLIVGVCSDELTHKFKGFTVMAEEERYEALRHCRYVDEVLRDAPWTLTQEFLEKHKIDFVAHDDIPYSSAGSEDVYKHIKEAGMFVPTKRTEGISTSDLITRIVRDYDVYARRNLQRGYTAKELNVSYINEKKYRLQNQVDKMKEKVRTVEEKSKHFVYRVEEKSHDLIQKWEEKSREFIGNFLELFGPDGTWMFQDRSGRMIQALSPRGSPSNSPPREFSPSRSPSPPSRWAMPRTSPPSSPKGASASISSMSEGDEDEK
- the pcyt1ba gene encoding choline-phosphate cytidylyltransferase B isoform X1, whose product is MEELEHTCPLPRTTLIEPAIFTPETSCECRAPHEKLTVEQARIGTPVDRPVRIYADGIFDLFHSGHARALMQAKNLFPNAYLIVGVCSDELTHKFKGFTVMAEEERYEALRHCRYVDEVLRDAPWTLTQEFLEKHKIDFVAHDDIPYSSAGSEDVYKHIKEAGMFVPTKRTEGISTSDLITRIVRDYDVYARRNLQRGYTAKELNVSYINEKKYRLQNQVDKMKEKVRTVEEKSKHFVYRVEEKSHDLIQKWEEKSREFIGNFLELFGPDGTWKQMFQDRSGRMIQALSPRGSPSNSPPREFSPSRSPSPPSRWAMPRTSPPSSPKGASASISSMSEGDEDEK
- the pcyt1ba gene encoding choline-phosphate cytidylyltransferase B isoform X4, with the protein product MEELEHTCPLPRTTLIEPAIFTPETSCECRAPHEKLTVEQARIGTPVDRPVRIYADGIFDLFHSGHARALMQAKNLFPNAYLIVGVCSDELTHKFKGFTVMAEEERYEALRHCRYVDEVLRDAPWTLTQEFLEKHKIDFVAHDDIPYSSAGSEDVYKHIKEAGMFVPTKRTEGISTSDLITRIVRDYDVYARRNLQRGYTAKELNEKKYRLQNQVDKMKEKVRTVEEKSKHFVYRVEEKSHDLIQKWEEKSREFIGNFLELFGPDGTWKQMFQDRSGRMIQALSPRGSPSNSPPREFSPSRSPSPPSRWAMPRTSPPSSPKGASASISSMSEGDEDEK
- the pcyt1ba gene encoding choline-phosphate cytidylyltransferase B isoform X2, yielding MEELEHTCPLPRTTLIEPAIFTPETSCECRAPHEKLTVEQARIGTPVDRPVRIYADGIFDLFHSGHARALMQAKNLFPNAYLIVGVCSDELTHKFKGFTVMAEEERYEALRHCRYVDEVLRDAPWTLTQEFLEKHKIDFVAHDDIPYSSAGSEDVYKHIKEAGMFVPTKRTEGISTSDLITRIVRDYDVYARRNLQRGYTAKELNVSYINEKKYRLQNQVDKMKEKVRTVEEKSKHFVYRVEEKSHDLIQKWEEKSREFIGNFLELFGPDGTWQMFQDRSGRMIQALSPRGSPSNSPPREFSPSRSPSPPSRWAMPRTSPPSSPKGASASISSMSEGDEDEK